TTTCATTTGCAATTATTGTGGTTTTGAGACCACCCTTATTTGCAGAGAATGTGGTTTCAAAATCGCCTTGTTTGCGGTTTAAAGCGTTTATGTTTGCAGTTCGCTACACCTAGATGAGCAACAAAGTTTGGAGCCAAAAGCTCTAAGGCTTGCTCCATTTTGTGATCGTCAAAAGCTTTGTAGAACTGGAGAACGAGGGCTTTGTTTTGTTCAGTCAGCATACAGAATTTCGTTTTGAACTAGATTGTAACCCGGTGATTACGAGAACTTAACCGGGCAGAAAGCCGGCTTGAAAACACTACCTCAGCGATCGCACTTTAACCGAGTTCCCAACAAACAATTCCGTTTGTTGGGGTAAATATAGCGAACGGCGGATACCCTTAAGTAGTTTTTTTATAAAACAGTAAGCTAACGGGTGGCAGTGACCACCCATTTTTATGAGCCAAAGTGAACCTCCCTCTCGGCGGCTGGTACTAGCATCTCAAGTTGCGCGAATTCACCCAAGGTCAAAAACCCGTGCAGTTCCGAGTAAGAAAGAATTTCCATTTCACTCAAAATATCCTTAACCACCTCCCAACTTGGATTAGGGGATTCCAAGATACAAGCGATCGCTTCTGAGGCTAAAACCTTGGAATCAGAAGAAGATGGCACAGAGTCCGATTGACCCGCACCACTTTCTAGCTTTTCCGCACAACTTGGGGAGCTACCCGCCCCACTTTGGGAGCTAACCGCCCCAGTTTCGCCCCAGTTCCCGCCCCAATTTTCCAAATCAGGTAAGACTTCCGCCTCACCCGCCCCAGTTGGGGTTACATATTCTTCTTTTTCCATTGTCGGAGAAAGCAATTCAATTTTCATATCTGACTCTTCATTGTTTTCTCCAAAATTAGAAAAACTGGGGCGGGTGGGGCGGGTTGCTTGCTGTGACTGGGTTTCTGGGGCGGGTAGTGGGGCGGGTATGGGGCGGGTTGACTCTAAAGTGGGGCGGGTATTCTCAATAATTCCGATGCCTTTGAGAATTGGAATCTGTTTTTTCCGAATGTCACAGTACCGAGTTGCCCTGACTGCCTTCGGGAAGAGTTGAGCGATTCGAGCGATGATTTGGTTGATGCCCTTCACGTTTTTGTCGCTGGGGCGTACTTGGTCAATCCATGTCCTACGGTTGTTTTCATCTATAGTTAATGTGCCATTTTGGATGTACCAATTCTCCAGCAACATCCACAAAGCACTTGCCGACATCTCCCCACCTTCGACGTAACCCAGTTTTTCATCTTCAATGAAGTCAAAAAGATGATTATTCTCTCTCTGAAGGTTGTGGAAAGCGTCGGTTGTGCATTCATAATCGATACCTGACTCTATAAGATTGCTGAGAGCCTTTAGGATTCTATTTAAGAATGCAGGAGCTAATTTTGTTCTAATGAAATCTTGGTCGTAGCGGAATCGGGGGTCGCCTTTTATCTCGTTTGGATTATTTGGGTCAGGATTATCTACAAAGGTTTTTTTGAATTCTAAGATTGCAATTCTGTCTTTGATTGCTTGTATTACGCCTTGAAAAGCGGGAGTCTCGTTCAAGTTGAAAATACCTATTGCGTTAGAAGAAAATTCTATATGGTCTTTCCCTTTCTGTTCGCAATGTAATGTATCTCCAGTGACAAATAATTTTAAACTTTGTAGTCTGTCAATTCTAGAGGTTTGTGGGTTCTCAGAAGCCCAATTAATTCGACTATATATAAGTGGAGCTAACCCGAACTTTCTGCCTTCGTCGTAGGATTGGAAGTCACCCAAGGAGACAGAAGTTAGTCCATTCTTTCCGTAAATCGTTGATACACATTCGCGCAGAGCATCTTTACCATTAGAGCCAAGACCAATTGCAAACATTGCTTTTACCTCTCTGCCTCTAAATTTTCTAACAGTTTCAAGGTCAAGGGATGCAGCAATATTTCTAAGAAATATTTCTTGTTGTGGCTTGTCTAAACAAGCTAAAAGTTGCTCACAATATGTATCGTCAGCATTAGGGTCATATTCAATTAACGGTTCATAAATGAAGTAGTCCTGGGGCGTATGCGGGTCTAATCTTATTGTAAAATCCCTGCCTTCCCACTCAACCCTGACTATCCCATTAGTGCAATTTACGCCAGGAGGATTGATTAGTTCTGGGTCAATTTCTGTCCCCATTTTTACCCATTCCAAAACCTTCTTGACTGAACTAGGTGAAGCATAGGGACAAGACTTTTTACCCTGCTCGTTCTCGACCATAAAGGAATTGCAAAAGTCATAAATTCTTTTGCGTTCTGTGGAATCTGGGGAGTGTTTATAATGATTGCCAGTGTGGTAGTAAAGCTTATCAGCAGCACAAATCCAGTTCTTATCGCCGTAGAGAGCTTGAAAAGCTTGCTGGGTAAAGGCTACAACCGGATTTTGGTCGTCATCATCATTTACATTTACCTGTGCTTGTTGCGTTAGCGCAGCTTGCTGTAGGCATCGCTGCGCTACTGCCGCGTGGATCTCCTGCTCTAACCTGCGGATAAACTCTGGTACTTCCATCTGCCCCAAGATTTCTTTGATGTCACTTGATTTATATGGTAAATCGGGGCAGATGTCGTGAGGGTTAATTCCGATCAATGAAATTCCAACTTCGGCTGCACATTCAAGGCAAGTCTGGAGTTTCTTTAAGCCAGTGTCGTCTGGGTCATGCAGAAAAATGATCAATCCTATCCCTGAATCCTTGATAAGTTGGTATTCTGGCAGGATTGATTTTTTGTCCCATGCACTGCCCTGGAAGGTAAATCCAGCAAGACCATGTGACCGACCAACTTCTACGCATCCCTCACCCTCATGCTGGAGTAGTGCCGGGGTTCCTGCTACAGATTTAGCGGCAGCGATCGCTTCATCAATGCGGTAAGCTTTCCAAGGTTCATCCCCTTTTCTCATCTCTGGTGTGCCGTCCGGGAGCCTGTGCCATTGGCGGAAGGATTTATCTTTTCCCTTCTCTTTGATGTAATCCGCCCATTCATAGCGAATTACCCATTGGTTTTGTGAGTAAGGATAGATTGTTTGTGTTGCATTCCCTGGTATTCCCTTTGGGAGCTTGCAAGTTATGTTTTGAGTTTGGGGTATGTCAGTCGCCGCTTGGGTCAACATCACCAGTGCTAATTCACCATCTGGAATTGGCGCACTTTTGGGCAAGATTCTCTTGGGCTTTGCAGCCAAACGGTTTAGGGATGGAGTGTAATTAGCCCCTGCCCTTTCTGCCACCACTTCAGCCCAGGGTTTAATCGCCTCTCTGATGTCCTTGCACTCACAATTATTGAAGCATCTGTACTTCCCGGTTTCTGGGACAATAGATAAGTCATTACCGCCACAAACTGGACAAATAAACTTATTTTTAACTTTGGACGGTTCTAGCTGGTCTTGAAAATTTCGGATGTCGAATTTTTCAAATGCCTGTTGAGTTCTTGAGGCATTAGTTTTTTCTGGTGTATCTTCAAGGTGTTTATTTTCTACACTGGCAGTTTTGGTATTGCGTGCTGCTAACTCTTGCTCCCCTGTGACTGACTGTGCTATTTTAATCGGCTCAGAAATATTCGGCGTTGCGCCATGATCTAACAGTCCGGGCGCACTTTGCATTTCTAGTGTATTCATTTGTACTACTCCATGTATTTTTTGTGTGTTTCTGGAGTAGTTCTTTGCCGTTATCGCCGCGTTCTGTTAGGTTAGAGAGTGAACAATTATATATATATAATCTGGTTGTAGTTTTTGTTGACTACTCGTGAACGATTACTAGTCGTTCTTGGTGTTCGCCTCATCATCTAACTGAGCGCACCCGAAGCAGCAAGAGCTACTCCTTTTCTTTTGTACCTAAGCATTCAAATGGCTTGGGAATTTTCGTTTTTTAGCCAGTTTTTAAGCATTTTATTGATGATTTTACTGCATCGCTGGTTAGTAGATGGTTGATTATATAATTCCCTTTTTTAACTTTTGTGTCCGAGATCCTTTCAAGGTTGGTATGCTAATTGGCGGTTTTGGTCAGATGCAATGAGTAGTTGCTGATATCTAAATTAGGCAATTGCTTATTCTTCCTCCTTGTCCTGAGTGGGTTTAGGGGATTTTTCTTTTTTAGCAAGAGTGGGTGGCTGTTCATTTTCCTCTAACCAGTTATTGATCATTTGCTCCAGAGCCTCGCTATGAGTTATTTCCTTGGCAGTGCAAGAAATTTTAAATTTAAGCCCTAACTCTCTAGGGACGTATCCTGAAATTTGCATATAGTTAGGGTTTGCACCTTTTCCTCTAGAAGGCATCGTGGAAGAGTCACATAAAGTTCTGTGTCCATATTCACACAGAAAACTATTTTACTCACTGTTATTGTTGACTAATGTCCACGAACCTATGTTAACATTAACATTAGCAGGCAACAAAAACCACAGGTAGACAAGGCTAGTCAACAGATACAGCAGACACAGAAACTACCACCTACCTGATGGCAGCAAGCCTAAAAACTTCAGAACCTTGATAAATAAATAGCTTCACCAGAATAGGACAAAAAATGCTTACTACTTCTGCATTGCCATCTGCTGCCACTGATAACCAATATCTAGCAGCAGCGCTTGACACGGGCAACGGGTATATCAAATTTGCTACTTCCAACTCGGAAGTACTTATCCCCAGCCTTATTAAGCAAGTATCAGACAATAACGAATATGAGTACTCGGCATCATCTAAAGGTGCGTTGATTGAATTTGTAGAAAGCGATCGCTCTGAGTTAAACGGTACGCGTTGGCTAGTGGGACAACCTGCTTACAAGGAATTCCCCGATAGCCACGACCGGATAACAGATGATCGCCAAAACAAACTGACTTATGCTCTACAAGCGCTATGTGGATGCCTTGCAGTAGCGCCGCACCAAAAGGAGTGGAGTCTAGCACTAGCTAGCAGTATCCACGATTCCCAAGTTTATGGAGCAAAACTCAAAGAAGCGCTTAACGGTTCCCACTCTGCCAAAATCAACGGCAAGCTGACTACAGTCAATATCAGGACTCTGGCGCTAGACGAGGGGCAGGGCGCGATTTACTACGGCATCAAACGAGGAATCCTACCAAGGGATGCTCAAACAGTTTTGTTAGATATCGGCTTTGGAACCACAATCATTGCGGTTTACAACGGTGCAACCATCCTCAGAGCTTCTCGCTATGTTCACCCGCAGGGTACAGGCAAGCTGGTACAAATGATAGCTGACCACATCGAAACTCGCGCTTTCTGTGGCGGTGTTTCTGGAGATCCGCTACTTGTAGCGAACTGCAAACATAAACGCTTTAAACCGCAAACAAGGCGATTTTGAAACCACATTCTCTGCAAATAAGGGTGGTCTCAAAACCACAATAATTGCAAATGAAACTGCAAACATAATTTTCAAACTGCAAACAAGGGTTTTCAAACCATTGGACTTTGGACAAAAAAACTGGTTCGCGTATAGTTTGCGAACAAAACGAATGATTAATCTTATTTATATTTTTCCGCCTTTTCTATCAAATATGCTGAACCTACTAATCAGAAACTTCAATAGATAAAGTAATATAAAAAACTATATTTTATAGTGATATTACTTATTTGGCTGGGGACGAAAATTGTAAGGAAAGCGTATTAATTACCTGACTTTTCCCGTTAAGTCATGAAACAACGAAGCAGCAGGAGTTTCAGACTATAGTATATTCTCAATAACTTAAGATTAGTGACAATAAATCACGAGAGAATAGGGCTTTGAGCTAGGGGTATAGTAAGCGATCGCTCAATCAAGGAGATAACGGGAAAAGTCAGATTAATTACGCTTGCTTTAGCACGAGCAGAAAAAAAGGATAGCCACCAGATTCCCAACGCATAGTAATATCAACGACAAAGCTTCGTGATGGGAAATACTGGTGGCTATGCCGAAATTTAATTACAATCAATTAATAACGCAATTCCAAGATTTTCGACAAAAAATTTACAACTGTTTTGAATCGTGCAGTGATGCCTGTATGAATTTGTTGGATGCGCTTGCGGGTAATACAGGAGCCAATTCAATTGCTGAGTTATCTTTAAATCCTTTGTTTCCTAGAAGCTATAACTCTATTTATAAAGCAATATCTGAATCATTTAATACAACTAGTCAGGATACGAGCAATAAAGTTGAAGAAGCAGAAGAAGAAAAAGATAACTTAATTAGGGTAATATCTGAGTTAATTGACCAACCACAAAAACGCCCTTTTTACTTATTCGCAACTGATACAACACCACATCCGCGTCCTTACGCTAAAACTTTAGCTGAACGTGGGTATATTTATCAGCCGAATACAATAAAAGGTAACAAACCTATTAATATTGGTCATTCTTATTCGATACTTTCTATCTTACCAGAGAAAAAAAATGCTAATGCTGCACCTTGGTCA
This region of Nostoc flagelliforme CCNUN1 genomic DNA includes:
- a CDS encoding nuclear transport factor 2 family protein, producing MLTEQNKALVLQFYKAFDDHKMEQALELLAPNFVAHLGVANCKHKRFKPQTRRF
- a CDS encoding DUF5906 domain-containing protein, whose amino-acid sequence is MNTLEMQSAPGLLDHGATPNISEPIKIAQSVTGEQELAARNTKTASVENKHLEDTPEKTNASRTQQAFEKFDIRNFQDQLEPSKVKNKFICPVCGGNDLSIVPETGKYRCFNNCECKDIREAIKPWAEVVAERAGANYTPSLNRLAAKPKRILPKSAPIPDGELALVMLTQAATDIPQTQNITCKLPKGIPGNATQTIYPYSQNQWVIRYEWADYIKEKGKDKSFRQWHRLPDGTPEMRKGDEPWKAYRIDEAIAAAKSVAGTPALLQHEGEGCVEVGRSHGLAGFTFQGSAWDKKSILPEYQLIKDSGIGLIIFLHDPDDTGLKKLQTCLECAAEVGISLIGINPHDICPDLPYKSSDIKEILGQMEVPEFIRRLEQEIHAAVAQRCLQQAALTQQAQVNVNDDDDQNPVVAFTQQAFQALYGDKNWICAADKLYYHTGNHYKHSPDSTERKRIYDFCNSFMVENEQGKKSCPYASPSSVKKVLEWVKMGTEIDPELINPPGVNCTNGIVRVEWEGRDFTIRLDPHTPQDYFIYEPLIEYDPNADDTYCEQLLACLDKPQQEIFLRNIAASLDLETVRKFRGREVKAMFAIGLGSNGKDALRECVSTIYGKNGLTSVSLGDFQSYDEGRKFGLAPLIYSRINWASENPQTSRIDRLQSLKLFVTGDTLHCEQKGKDHIEFSSNAIGIFNLNETPAFQGVIQAIKDRIAILEFKKTFVDNPDPNNPNEIKGDPRFRYDQDFIRTKLAPAFLNRILKALSNLIESGIDYECTTDAFHNLQRENNHLFDFIEDEKLGYVEGGEMSASALWMLLENWYIQNGTLTIDENNRRTWIDQVRPSDKNVKGINQIIARIAQLFPKAVRATRYCDIRKKQIPILKGIGIIENTRPTLESTRPIPAPLPAPETQSQQATRPTRPSFSNFGENNEESDMKIELLSPTMEKEEYVTPTGAGEAEVLPDLENWGGNWGETGAVSSQSGAGSSPSCAEKLESGAGQSDSVPSSSDSKVLASEAIACILESPNPSWEVVKDILSEMEILSYSELHGFLTLGEFAQLEMLVPAAEREVHFGS
- a CDS encoding ParM/StbA family protein, which translates into the protein MLTTSALPSAATDNQYLAAALDTGNGYIKFATSNSEVLIPSLIKQVSDNNEYEYSASSKGALIEFVESDRSELNGTRWLVGQPAYKEFPDSHDRITDDRQNKLTYALQALCGCLAVAPHQKEWSLALASSIHDSQVYGAKLKEALNGSHSAKINGKLTTVNIRTLALDEGQGAIYYGIKRGILPRDAQTVLLDIGFGTTIIAVYNGATILRASRYVHPQGTGKLVQMIADHIETRAFCGGVSGDPLLVANCKHKRFKPQTRRF